Proteins from a genomic interval of Pristis pectinata isolate sPriPec2 chromosome 9, sPriPec2.1.pri, whole genome shotgun sequence:
- the rmdn1 gene encoding regulator of microtubule dynamics protein 1 isoform X1: protein MAVAGRAALTRFVLKAAGSGRSCSSRVRFSDCAGFKLNAQVLESALNLGRGLTLTLLTFLGYKTYRNIPGSLLVYANQTVEEIIDQADYLYGTGEVTKLYHLLIEHKNSTNGELLWRLARASRDLAQLKSTTLEKKRQLTYEALEFAEKALEENELSFAAHKWYAICISDVGDYEGIKAKIANAYVIKEHFQKAIELNPKDATSIHLMGLWCFTFSEMPWIQQKIAAAFFATPPSSSYEEALQYFDKAEEGAPEMSVGPGRWHLPWTCFSAEPNFYSKNLLMLGKTYMKLKNEKLALLWLTKARDYPARNEEDKQVQKEATELLKLLIGSRT, encoded by the exons atggcgGTTGCGGGCCGGGCTGCTCTCACCCGTTTCGTGTTAAAAGCCGCAGGGAGCGGCCGAAGCTGTAGTTCGAGAGTAAGGTTTTCTGACTGCGCTGGGTTCAAGTTAAACGCACAG GTTTTGGAGAGTGCTTTAAATTTAGGAAGAGGACTCACTCTGACGTTATTGACCTTCCTGGGTTATAAGACTTACAGAAACATTCCAGGATCATTATTAGTTTATGCTAATCAAACAG TGGAAGAAATTATAGACCAGGCTGACTACCTTTATGGCACTGGAGAGGTGACTAAGCTTTATCACCTTCTTATTGAACACAAGAACAG TACAAATGGCGAGCTTCTGTGGCGCCTGGCTCGAGCATCACGTGACTTGGCTCAATTAAAAAGCACTACTCTGGAAAAGAAGCGGCAACTAACTTACGAAGCCTTGGAGTTTGCTGAAAAGGCACTGGAAGAAAACGAATTGAGCTTTGCAGCTCATAAG TGGTATGCGATATGTATCAGTGATGTTGGAGACTATGAGGGCATCAAggcaaaaattgcaaatgcttatGTCATTAAAGAACATTTTCAG AAAGCCATTGAACTTAATCCCAAAGATGCAACATCAATTCATTTAATGGGACTATG gTGTTTCACATTCTCTGAAATGCCCTGGATCCAACAAAAAATAGCTGCTGCATTCTTTGCCACCCCACCAAGCTCCAGTTATGAAGAG GCTCTCCAGTATTTTGACAAAGCAGAAGAAG gtgctccagagatgagtgtagggccagggagatggcatctgccgtggacctgtttcagcg CTGAACCAAATTTCTACAGTAAGAACTTACTAATGTTGGGGAAAACTTACATGAAATTAAAAAATGAGAAGCTGGCTTTGTTATGGCTGACCAAAGCAAGGGATTACCCTGCACGAAATGAAGAAGACAAGCAG gtTCAAAAGGAAGCCACTGAATTATTGAAATTATTAATAGGGTCAAGGACCTAG
- the rmdn1 gene encoding regulator of microtubule dynamics protein 1 isoform X2, which yields MAVAGRAALTRFVLKAAGSGRSCSSRVRFSDCAGFKLNAQVLESALNLGRGLTLTLLTFLGYKTYRNIPGSLLVYANQTVEEIIDQADYLYGTGEVTKLYHLLIEHKNSTNGELLWRLARASRDLAQLKSTTLEKKRQLTYEALEFAEKALEENELSFAAHKWYAICISDVGDYEGIKAKIANAYVIKEHFQKAIELNPKDATSIHLMGLWCFTFSEMPWIQQKIAAAFFATPPSSSYEEALQYFDKAEEAEPNFYSKNLLMLGKTYMKLKNEKLALLWLTKARDYPARNEEDKQVQKEATELLKLLIGSRT from the exons atggcgGTTGCGGGCCGGGCTGCTCTCACCCGTTTCGTGTTAAAAGCCGCAGGGAGCGGCCGAAGCTGTAGTTCGAGAGTAAGGTTTTCTGACTGCGCTGGGTTCAAGTTAAACGCACAG GTTTTGGAGAGTGCTTTAAATTTAGGAAGAGGACTCACTCTGACGTTATTGACCTTCCTGGGTTATAAGACTTACAGAAACATTCCAGGATCATTATTAGTTTATGCTAATCAAACAG TGGAAGAAATTATAGACCAGGCTGACTACCTTTATGGCACTGGAGAGGTGACTAAGCTTTATCACCTTCTTATTGAACACAAGAACAG TACAAATGGCGAGCTTCTGTGGCGCCTGGCTCGAGCATCACGTGACTTGGCTCAATTAAAAAGCACTACTCTGGAAAAGAAGCGGCAACTAACTTACGAAGCCTTGGAGTTTGCTGAAAAGGCACTGGAAGAAAACGAATTGAGCTTTGCAGCTCATAAG TGGTATGCGATATGTATCAGTGATGTTGGAGACTATGAGGGCATCAAggcaaaaattgcaaatgcttatGTCATTAAAGAACATTTTCAG AAAGCCATTGAACTTAATCCCAAAGATGCAACATCAATTCATTTAATGGGACTATG gTGTTTCACATTCTCTGAAATGCCCTGGATCCAACAAAAAATAGCTGCTGCATTCTTTGCCACCCCACCAAGCTCCAGTTATGAAGAG GCTCTCCAGTATTTTGACAAAGCAGAAGAAG CTGAACCAAATTTCTACAGTAAGAACTTACTAATGTTGGGGAAAACTTACATGAAATTAAAAAATGAGAAGCTGGCTTTGTTATGGCTGACCAAAGCAAGGGATTACCCTGCACGAAATGAAGAAGACAAGCAG gtTCAAAAGGAAGCCACTGAATTATTGAAATTATTAATAGGGTCAAGGACCTAG